From Aedes albopictus strain Foshan chromosome 1, AalbF5, whole genome shotgun sequence, one genomic window encodes:
- the LOC115256775 gene encoding pupal cuticle protein Edg-84A-like has translation MRAFVLGSVLLLASASSGSYLSHEVSSQYQAHDGIGGYSYGYADPNSQKHETKDAHGITHGGYSYVDGDGHVQTVKYTADPFHGFQVVGTNLPKAPAPVHSHYGGPWAHSYSPVVLGHNGAPLETPEVQAAKAAHFAAHAEAKARLHKRSLYTTSWKYVPAHAPEIKPAHYAQPAPAAPHYDHHHEAPLQKWHGPIHIPVIHNGVPVETPEVQHARAFHASAHIHGYAPAHEQYPGTPAAHEDQTKYGPWKGPVHIPVIHGGVPVETPEVQHAKEAHLNALASAHAAASHGPEDDGSYKPELWDDHHYQHQHQQQDHRYQQH, from the coding sequence GTGTTGGGTTCGGTGTTGCTGCTGGCCTCGGCCTCGTCCGGGTCATACTTGAGTCATGAAGTGTCCTCACAGTACCAGGCTCACGATGGCATCGGCGGATACTCGTACGGCTATGCTGATCCAAATTCGCAAAAGCACGAGACCAAGGATGCCCATGGAATCACCCACGGAGGTTACTCCTACGTCGATGGTGATGGCCACGTGCAAACCGTAAAGTACACTGCGGATCCTTTCCACGGCTTCCAAGTCGTTGGCACCAATCTACCCAAGGCTCCAGCTCCAGTACACTCGCACTACGGCGGTCCATGGGCTCACTCGTACTCCCCCGTCGTTCTGGGCCACAACGGAGCTCCCCTGGAAACCCCGGAAGTCCAGGCTGCCAAGGCCGCTCACTTTGCCGCCCACGCCGAAGCCAAGGCTAGACTACACAAACGGTCGCTCTACACCACTTCCTGGAAGTACGTCCCGGCTCACGCCCCTGAGATCAAACCAGCCCACTACGCCCAACCAGCTCCGGCAGCCCCCCACTATGATCACCACCACGAGGCTCCCCTTCAGAAATGGCACGGACCCATCCACATCCCCGTGATCCACAATGGCGTCCCGGTGGAAACCCCAGAAGTTCAGCATGCCCGCGCCTTCCACGCTTCGGCTCACATCCATGGCTACGCCCCGGCCCATGAACAGTACCCGGGAACCCCGGCTGCCCACGAAGATCAGACCAAGTACGGCCCATGGAAGGGACCGGTGCACATCCCGGTCATCCACGGCGGAGTCCCCGTCGAGACCCCAGAGGTCCAGCACGCCAAGGAAGCGCACCTGAATGCGCTGGCCAGTGCCCACGCCGCGGCCTCGCACGGCCCGGAGGATGACGGATCGTACAAGCCGGAACTGTGGGATGATCACCACTaccagcaccagcaccagcagcaggATCACCGCTATCAGCAGCACTAG